Genomic DNA from Oryza sativa Japonica Group chromosome 5, ASM3414082v1:
GAACAACGGTAACAATGGCAACAACGGCAACAATGGCAACAATGGTGGTGGGAATGAGAAGCACGAGaagtccccgccgccgccgcaccacgactcgccaccgccgccacgtgctTCACCGCCCCCGCCCGTttactcgccgccgccaccaccgccgcgctcatcgcctccaccaccgcctgtttactcgccgccaccaccggtgtcatcgcctcctccacccgtaccctcgccaccaccaccggtgtcatcgcctcctccacccgtaccatcgccgccgccaccggtgtcgtcgcctcctccaccagtatcctcgccaccaccaccggtgTCATCGCCACCTCCACCCGTatcatcgccgccaccaccggtgtcatcgcctcctccacccgtacactcgccgcccccaccggtgtcatcgcctcctccaccggccaGCGACGTGGTCTACTGCACGAACACGACGAGGTACCCCACCTGCACCTCGCCGGCGTACTGCCCCAGCAGGTGCCCCAAATCCTGCCACATGGACTGCGCCACCTGCAAGACCGTATGCGGTAAGTGCATATCTGTGCACGTTAACCAGCTAGCTAGTGTTCATGCACGGTTGATTAATGGTTTTGTGTCGTGTCGTACGTGTCGCGTACGTGCGTTGCAGACTGCAACCTGCCGGGCGCGGTGTGCCAGGACCCGCGGttcatcggcggcgacggcaacacgTTCTACTTCCACGGCCGCCGAGACCGCGACTTCTGCCTGCTCTCCGACGCAAACCTGCACATCAACGGCCACTTCATCGGCAACCACGTCCCGGGCCTCAAGAGGGACCCGACCTGGGTGCAGGCGATCGCCGTGCAGTTCTCCGGCGGCCACCGCCTCTACGTCGGCGCGCGCAGGACGGCCGTGTGGGACGACGACTccgaccgcctcgccgtcgtcttcgaCGGCGAGACCGTGCAGCTGCAGCGCGTCGCGCACGCCAGGTGGGAGTCGGGTTCCGGCCTGTCCGTGACGCGGACCAAGGCGGCCAACGGCGTCCTCgtggagctcgacggcgtgttCAAGATCACGGCGAACGTGGTGCCCATCACCAAGGAGGACTCGAGGATCCACAGGTACGGGGTCACCGACGACGACTGCCTCGCCCACCTCGACCTGGCGTTCAAGTTCTACGCCCTCACCGACGACGTCCACGGCGTGCTGGGCCAGACGTACAGGAGCAGCTACGTGAACCGCCTCGACGTGTCGGCGAAGATGCCCGTCATGGGAGGCGAGAAGCAGTTCACCTCGTCGGGTCTTTTCGCCGCTGACTGCGCCGTCGCGCGGTTCGGGCGCGccggcgatgccgccgccgttgccgttgCCTCCGATGAGCTGGTCGACGTCAAGTGCTCCACCGGcctcgacggcgtcggcgtggtGTGCAAGAAGTAAGACAATTTGCTCTCTTGCAACGTTCAAGTTCTCGAGAAATAATAAGTGTGCATGCATTTCTGCACGATCCTGGACCTGATCAACATCGATCTATACTCATGTCCTACCATGTGTCAAAACAAGTTACGCATGTGTCAAAACCATGCGTAACTTGTGTTATACATTACTATATACTCGTATACTTGTGATATgtgaattgaattgaattccTATACTATATACAAGTTTAATTGATATTTTCCAAATAATTTGCAATCCCACAATTCAggtgtgtcgacgtttgatgtcgcgattccgatatttgcatagtatgtgaatcgttggtaccagggtatatgcgagacttaggtaaaagagacagagacgaggatttttatacaggttcaggcccctgaattgtcaggtaataaccctactcctgttggccgaagccggtcgttgctcttattcaccataatcacaccagtacaatatttggggtagcctatttaactgttgtcgacttggcggacTGAAGTATCATCACGTAGttgacaacagggtagtcttcctcctcgaatccatgtccggcgagatcaaagacagcgctagatccctacaGCCGGCCTCcgtaggtaccggatagggtcggtccaggcatatctctgatgtcgatatccggcggcttgtcttggcgtatgttggcttgtattttGTGGcttctattgttccgtgtcccctcccctcctagggggccttgtatttatacccataggtgtccacTTGTCCAAGTAAaattagggaaaccaatatggatacaatctgagtagtccttgtcgtttccatgtagaactctagttgtctttccttatccgaaactccctccatatccgaggtcagtttccgtataagacatggtatgtggtgggtcctgccgagatttagtcaactactattaggtatgtggtatccataaccctgacaaggTGCTGTATATACGATGGTTGATATATATAGACCCTTTTAATATCTGTTATTTTATATTCCTATTTTCAGATAATATGTTGTTATTGTGTTTGACATGAAGTATTTAAATTCCCATGCATATTATTTCTTCGGCCTTTTACGGAAATGAATTCTAATCCCACAAGTGGATATCCCTTCGTTTAATAACTTTTTTAAGTCCAATTCAATGCAAATGGTTGTGAAAGAATTAGAAAAAATTGATAATGTGGAGTATAGCGACATCTATCACTTCAccaaaaatcaatttcaagctaaATCTACACAGAGGAAAAAAGAAGGTACCATTTACATGTTGgatttgtcatttatttattatatctCGATATTTGAGTTGAATTTAATTAACTTAAAATTTTCTAGAGTGGTATATGTATGTTGTTAacattttttagattttttttccataacaATTTAGATGATGTATGAATAAATGAGAGGGCATCGCCTTGAGAGATAAAACACAGTTGACAGAGGGAGAGGGGTACATGGGGCTATACCTGTAcgcccaaaattttttttgcataacACCAATTGCAAAATTTTGACACTACATAATGTGTAAGATCATGTATTACTATAttagaataagttcaccggaggtcccttaacttaacagtgaaattttttgaggtccctcaACCACAATACCAGAAATGTTCGCCCCTAAACTCATTCAaaccgttcaccggaggtcccttggCAATATAcgagggtggtttcgctgacgtggcatcctagtcagcaaaaaaattaaaaaaaaaacgtgggacccatatgtcagccaccctctcctcttttcctctccttctcttctcttctctctcttctcttcttcggTGAGGGGAGGCCAGCGGCGAGCGGCAAAAGAGCACggcaggcgggcggcgcggagcaGGCGGGCAGATGCGGGCGCGGTGGCTCCCGCTGCTCGCTCCCATGCTCCCCGCGCGCCCGCATCTGCCCGCCtgctccgcgccgcccgcctgccGTGCTCTtttgccgctcgccgccggcctcccctcaccgaagaagagaagagagaagagagagaagagaagagaaggagaggaaaagaggagtgggcggctgacatgtgggccccacgtatttttttaattttttttgctgactaggatgccacgtcagcgaaaccacccacgtatactgccaagggacctccggtgaacggttTGAATGAGTTTAGGGGCGAATATTTCTAGTATTGTGGTtgagggacctcaaaaaatctcgctgttaagttgagggacctccggtgaacttattcctattatATTTAAAACTTTCATAAATCCATACCATGTATATACTAGTTTGTTAATTGATCAACGAATGTCAATGTTTTCTAACTGTTCTACTTAAGTTCAAAGCCTCTGAACCCCCATATATAGCCAAAAGTCTAGCTCCGGCACTGATAAAACAGTTCCCCAGTTTTACAATGAGTTTTGAATTGTTCTGTTTATGAATGAAGGTAATATATTTCCGCTCAAATTCAACGTGCAGGCGTGCACGAAAATGAGGCTGCCCCAATTTGGCTAATATATCGCACTTCGCTCCACCGATTCATCCAactctgaaatctgaatgaCTCAATCCGATCTGTCAGATTGCCCTGATATTTCTTGAGCAACTTCGAAGCTATACCTTTGAACCATCGAACCAACACAAAACGAGTGATTCATAGATGCCATACGACCTAGATGGCTAGATACCATGGCTGTAGTTTGCTTAGCCAACATTTTGGGCTTTTGGCTGGAGAAAGAAAAACGAATTTACTAATCATGTCAACTTCTGAACAGTTGTAACAACAGAAGCAGACTGAACAAGATGCCAactgcatatatgaaaattgtaTGGCAAGACGTAAATTATTGAAGTATTTCCACTCTTGAAGAAGACCGGTAGAAATGAAGCGACGACCTCATTTTATAGCTGACTAGCTGAGGGGAACATACCGTATGTAGATGACGCATATATTCAGTCGTCatcatgaaaattttgaatacaGCAGTACAAACTGTAAACCATCGATGAACGAGGAAGAATAGACGCAAATAATGTGTAGGCTCACCAAAGCATAGAAACAAAAACCAGCAATTCACCTTTCGCGCATACATGACCTCAACATACTTTGCAGCTCTGTCCATGAATCCAGGGGAAAATCATTTTTCAGAATACAGACAAATTAAACATCATATTATCCATAAATCAAAGAGCATATATAATTATGGCGCCGCAATTAGCACGAGCTAATCGGCATTTCGGCAAGCAAAGGTAAAGGTGGCTCTCCATTCCTGCCGGCGCCGGGAACATACTGTACCGGCTTGCACTCTTTCTGCAATTGGACAAATTAAGTTTATCTGCCATCAGTCGCCTTTCTCAGGTGCCGCGCACGCAATCACGTATGCAAAGATCGCAAGCGTGTGCCCTATAAATCTGCACGCCCCTAAGCACCCAGCAgtgcagagcagagcagagagCACGGCAATGGCGGAGCCGGCAAGATGGGCTCTCTTGCTCCTCCTTGGCGTCGTACTCCTGGCGCCCGTTACGCTGGCGGTGCGTGTTGAAGATGGCCCGAAGCCACCGACTCATCCGAATAATGGTGATAATGGGAAGCACGAGAagtacccgccgccgccgcctgcgcaccacgactcgccgccgccaccgcattAGGAATATCATCGTCCTCCACCACCAAAAGCCGCGTCACCGCCCCCACCCGTatactcgccgccgccaccgccgcgttcatctcctccaccaccggttcccacgtcgccgccgccatcaccgctgccatcgcctcctccacctgtGCCCtcgtcaccgccaccaccagtgtcatcacctccaccaccggtgccctcttcgccaccgccgccagtggtgccatcgcctcctccaccggtgctctcctcgccgccaccaccagtgGTGGCATCCCCTCCACCACCGGTAGTACCATCACCTCCTCCACCAGGAGCCAGCGACGTGGTCTACTGCACGAACAAGACGAGGTACCCCACCTGCACCTCGCCGGCGTACTGTCCCAGCAGGTGCCCCAAATCCTGCCACATGGACTGCGCCACCTGCAAGACCGTATGCGGTAAATGCATATCTGTGCACGGTAACTAGCAAGCAAGTGTTCATGCACGATTGATTAATGGTTGTGTCGTCGTGTCGCGTGCGTTGCAGATTGCAACCTGCCGGGCGCGGTGTGCCAGGACCCGCGGttcatcggcggcgacggcaacacgTTCTACTTCCACGGCCGCCGTGACCGCGACTTCTGCCTGCTCTCCGACGCGAACCTGCACATCAACGGCCACTTCGTCGGCAACCACGTCCCTGGCCTCAAGAGGGACCCGACCTGGGTGCAGGCGATCGCCGTGCAGTTCTCCGGCGGCCACCGCCTCTACGTCGGCGCGCGCAGGACGGCCGTGTGGGACGACGACTccgaccgcctcgccgtcgtcttcgaCGGCGAGACCGTGCAGCTGCAGCGCGTCGCGCACGCCAGGTGGGAGTCGGGTTCCGGCCTGTCCGTGACGCGGACCAAGGCGGCCAACGGCGTCCTcgtcgagctcgacggcgtgttCAAGATCACCGCGAACGTGGTGCCCATCACCAAGGAGGACTCGAGGATCCACAGGTACGGGGTCACCGACGATGACTGCCTCGCCCACCTCGACCTGGCGTTCAAGTTCTACGCCCTCACCGACGACGTCCATGGCGTGCTGGGCCAGACGTACAGGAGCAGCTACGTGAACCGGCTCGACGTGTCCGCGAAGATGCCCGTCATGGGAGGCGAGAAGCAGTTCACCTCGTCGGGTCTTTTCGCCGCtgactgcgccgtcgctcggtTCGGGCGCGCCGGCGATGCCGGCGCCGTTGCCGTTGCCTCCGAGGAGCTGGTCGACGTCAAGTGCTCCACCGGCCTCGACGGCGTCGGGGTGGTGTGCAAGAAGTAGGACAATTTGCTCTCTCGCAGCGTTCAAGTTCTCGAGAAATAATTAGTATCGGCGTCCGCGTCTGCACGATCCAGATGGACCCTGATCATCAATTTGTACTCCATGTTCAGCATGTAACCGTGTCAAATTATACGTAACTCCTGTTATACATCACATTATATATTCAAGTACTATATAAAGGCGCTGTGCATATTCGCATGGGCTAGTTTATCATATATGTTTTATAACTGTTAAGTCCAtattatttcaaaaaaattatccTGAATATTAGGGGACGGTATCCCGTCCACGGCATCGGCACGGGATCACCCACTCCCCTTACCCATTGTGTCGATCGTTCGCACGCGCAGCATAGACGCGCACATGTTGGCGAAGGTAGAGCAGGACACCGAGTCGGAGCTAGAGCCGGGGCTTGCAGCCGCCGTTGCTGCCCCACTGCCTTTGGAGGTGGACGTCGGCAACCGGATGGGCGGGAGCTAGGGATCTAGAGTGGCatcggaggaggaagaggtgcATGGGCGGATGGTTGTACCGTGCACGTCGTTTAACCTCCTATTGATGTTGAGTCCAAACCATCCTATATTGTTGCCGGATCTAACAGCGAAAACTTGAGCTTGAACTCTTGCACCACTGCACGAGCTACCTATACCTAGCTGCTCGCCCTCTTCTCTCATacatccctcctcctctctcctagGCTCGAGCTCAAGGTAGAGCTCTCTTCCAGCGGCACCACAACCCTTGTGAGCAGCTCCGCGATGCGGAGATCTAATTCTATAGATGGTCAAATGTACCGCTCGGCCCAGGCATGACCAGGCACGGCCTGAGATCAGTCTAGCAGGCACTGTCCAACCGACACGCCTAGTCGTGTTGTGCCCGCCCACGGGCCACGGGCTACACCAACGGCTAAGGCACGGCTCAATAAGACTCGAAACGTGCCGGGTCGGTCTGAAGGCACGACAAGCTCACTATGCTCCACCTTGTAATAAGTCTatttgcccccccccccaccctaTCTCTTTGGACCGTGTCTTATATGGTTCAAGcaagtctattttgcatccctCATCTCTTTGAGTTACGCTTATATggttggaataagtctattttgcctccctcttaTTGGACCGGGCCATGCAAGGCCAGCACGTCGTGCCAAGGAAGAGGCCCAGGCACGACCCAATAGGCGGGCCGTGCCGCGCTTGGGTTGGGCCAAATCTCcatgccgtgggccgggccatCGGGTTTCAGGCTTTTTGGCCAACTATATCTAGTTCCGTGACTTGCTCCGCGTGGTGAAGTTGGTTGTGTCCCCGAATATGGTCCAGCTAGCACCTAGCACCAATAGCTTCGAATGGACTATGATGCAAGCCATATCCCACTCGCGGCGCTTCTCAAGGAGCTCTCCGCATCCTACCGGTGCGTCATCGTCCTGCACACTGTGTGTGTATCTACATTGACATCAGCAAGAAGATCAGAGGTAGGCTACACATCGTCTCCTTATTCTTTCTGCCATGGTTTGTTTTGTCTCAAGCTTTGTCCTCTCTGACATTATGAGTTGCCGAAGAAGGGGGGGAGAGAAGGAGGCTTGCCAGTGAAGGGATACACGCTCCTTCGTCGTGCCATCAAGAAGCCTCGCGCTAGTATTGAGGTAACAATTGATACTGATGGGGGTACCCAAGTCTCGTATTGAGTATCTTCTTAGTATCGATAGGTATTAGCGGGTACCAATGGGCATCAGTTAGTACCTGTCGGATATCTAGCGGTACCAATAAGGTACAAGTTCTGATATCGATAGGTCTCAAAATCTGCTTGGTGTCATCTCACCGGACGCGATCTTGTGGTACAGCGACCTCCCAATTTTTATATGATCTGTTGTGATTTACGAAATTGAATTCGTATAATACGATGTAATCGTGTTTGACTTGGAgtgttcaaacttcaaacttacATTTTTTACACCGTTTTTTTATGTAAGCCTTGGAATCCTATGATAACAAGGATTAGACTCGACAGCAACTTAATGGAGTAGATAGATTAACACACTACATAGCGTCATAGCCCCCACATGACCGTACATGGGCTGTGCTAGATTTATTAAACTAGGACCGGATTGACCGGCCCATTCATAATCTGGATGTCTTGAGCTAATCGAGCTAGCTCCTCCGGTCCTTTGGAACGTCGTACATGGTCGACAAAATCCTGGAGGCTCCGATCCGACGAACCGCCgtcggcaaccgccgccgccgcttctcgcTTCCAATGCATCGCCCTCTTCCGGatcaccgccgcctccggcccgcTCATCACGCGGTCGACGCACGctcggagctcgccgccggtcaccggcgCCGGTAGCCGGACGCCGACCTTGTAGTCCTCCACCAAGAACTTGGCGTTCGCGAACTGGTCGGACCACCACGGGTACCCGACCACCGGCACGCCCGCGGCGAGCGCCTCCATGATggagttccacccgcagtgcgtCACGAAGCAGCCGACGGCGCCGTGGGCGAGCACGCGCCCCTGCGGGCACCACGCCGTGATCTTGCCGGCCTTGTCGCCGCGGCACGCCGCGAGGACGGCCTCCGGCACGAGGTCGCGGCTGTCGTCGCGCACCACCCACAGGAACGGCCTGCCGGTGGCGACGAgcccctccgccaccgccgccgtctcgtcgcGGCCGATGTTCACGAGGCTGCCGAACGCCACGTACACCACGGAGCGCGGCGGCTGCGCGTCGAGCCACGCCACGCAGCGGTCGTTGTCCTCGGCCCctagcgccggcgccggcgcgccgtcgtcgccgccgccgttgtcatGGCCATGCTCCAGGAGAGGGCCGATGGGCGCGAGCTTGACCGTCGTGTGCGCGCGGAGCGCGTCGACGGCCGAGCGCTCGAGCTCGTAGAACGAGTTGACGAGCACCCAGGACACCGTCCTCTTGATCGCCCCGACCTGCGCCCGGAGCGTGTCGCCCCACAGGCACTGCGCGTACTCGGGACGAACCATGAAAGGCAGCTCGACCATGGCCATCACCGGCAAGCCGGGGAGCTCGACCGGCAcgtcggggtcggcggcggtAGGGAACGCCTCGGGCGACTCGTAGAAGTGGTAGTATATCGACAGCACGGAGCACGGCTGGATCCACAGCATGGCGCACGGGATGCCCAtcccggcggcgacgtcgagcgCCCACGGCACGAAGATGTTGTTCACGACGAACgtcaccggccggccggcgtcggCCTGGCCGTCGATGAACTCGGCGAGCGCCGATGGCCCCACGGCCGTGACGTGCGACAGCACGTCGTTGGGCGCCAGCTGCTGGcaccgctcgtcgccgtcgtcgtcgtcgtcgcgcaggTACTCGAAGCGCAGGCGGCCGAGCCCGACGTCGGCGCACGCGCCGTCCTCCGGCACGTcgcggaggcggccgccgccggcggcgaggcggacggtGGTGAAGGTGACGAGGAGGCccgtggcggcgaggcggcggccgaggcggaggaGCGGGTTGACGTGGCCCTGCATAGGGAAGGACACGAGGAGGACGTGAGGCTCCATGGACCTGAGCGCCTTGTTGCCTCCGGCTCGTGTCGTGTGTTTTCCTCTGAAACCTACAAGGGTTGTAGCGTTTGTTGTGTTGGAAACACCGCAGGTTTACTTGCTAGTTCAGCTGCTTCTTTGCGTTCggtcgatatatatatatagggaaaGAGGCATCTCTGTGTGAATAGCGGCGCACTGTGCCCACACTTGCAACAGTGTTTGAAATACCGGCGTCGTCGAATTATTGGATTTGTTTAATCGCTTGCCAATTtatcatataaaaaattaagccataatttaaaattttaggaGTTGCCAagatagttaattaattaaagggcTTGTTTAGGAGAGTTTCTGACACTGCAGCTTCTCCGGTTAGAAACTCCTCCAAACAATATTTTTCTCCTAGATTTTAAGAATATGTAATTGTAGAGTTTAAAAAATGAATCAAAAACTAGAAGCTGGGAAACCATTTTTTTAAGATTCTCATCAGTTATTTTTCAGAATCTTAAGTTATCTCAAATACGGCCAAATACTATTAAAAACCTGTcgaaacaaatatagtaatttttaagtttgaatTTGTACATATTCTTCAAATTCATATGCTTCCGCCCGGCCGGCCGGTCCCTGCTCCGGACGGTTAATAGGCCGGTGGTTgtcttgcatgcatgcaacacGTTAGTTGTAACACTGCCTCAGTGCCACTGTTCTTGCCGAATTTTCCACGTGAGTGTACTGGATCGGAGCATTGTTTTTCAATAAACAACAGTTTTCCTTTGCGAGAATCATGCGCATTTAATCTATCATATTGTTTGTAGGctactctctctccattttaaaataaaatgtaaAATATTTAAGGTTTATCTCCACGTTGAACGTTTTCAAGTTTgaataaatttatagaaaaaaccgCAACAcaattttcaacataaattaAACAAAGTTTGTCTTAAATAAAACGTTTtttagtttgattaaatttataaaaaaaacataaaaccaTCTcctacatattaaaaaaaacatccgaTACATTAATAATTAATCTGTATCTAGGCCAACTCAAGTTACATCAGTGTTACATCAGTGACATTAATTTCCTGATTTACTTTCGACAATCTTATTATCCAAATAATTAGTCTACACAAATGCATGTCGCATTTCTCTATAGTTGATGAGTACGTATCAACTACCATGTTTTATAAGTCGTTTAATTAGGACAGCGACATGGTCTCCAAAatacaactttaacttcttattttcataaaaatatttattgaaaagtgatatatgtatacttttatgaaagtatttttcaagacaagtctattcatatattttttacatttttaaactcaatacTTAAGAgatgtcgacgtttgatgtcgcgattccggtatttgcatagtatggggatcgttggtactagggtatatacgagactgaggtaaaagagatggagacagagatttttatacaggttcgggcccctgaattgtcaggtaataaccctacatcctgttggccgaaaccggtattgctcttattcaccataattacaccagtacaatatttgggatagcctatctaactgttgtcgatatggcggtctgaaggtctaaCTCGTAGTCAACAacgggtagtcttcctcctcgagttcgtgcccgacgatatcagagacagcgctaaatccctacggccggcctctgtAGGTACTGGATAGGGCCGATCcaggcatatctctgatgtcgatatccagcgtcttgtcttggcgtatgttggcttgtatgttgatcttctgtcttgatctattgttccgtgtcgtCTATGGTGAGTGTTtattgtcccctctcctcctagggggccttgtatttatacccataggtgtccccttgtccaagtagaactagggaaaccaatatgaatacaatccgagtagtccttgtcgtttccatgtagaacactggttgtctttccttatccggaactcctcctatatctgcAGGTTGCTtccatataagacatggtatgtggtgggtcctgccgagatttagtcaactactattaggtatgtggtatccataaccctgacaagagttatttatgatttatatcaatgtttgacttaaatattattctaaacaactttctttatgattacggagggagtatgcagtTCATGCTGAGTCAGTGGTGGAACTGAGGGGGGGCTGGCAGGGGCCATGGCCCCTCCCAATAAaaacaaatttttttattaCCCCCATATATCATAGCAGATTCAGTGAA
This window encodes:
- the LOC4339543 gene encoding gallate 1-beta-glucosyltransferase 84A24, encoding MEPHVLLVSFPMQGHVNPLLRLGRRLAATGLLVTFTTVRLAAGGGRLRDVPEDGACADVGLGRLRFEYLRDDDDDGDERCQQLAPNDVLSHVTAVGPSALAEFIDGQADAGRPVTFVVNNIFVPWALDVAAGMGIPCAMLWIQPCSVLSIYYHFYESPEAFPTAADPDVPVELPGLPVMAMVELPFMVRPEYAQCLWGDTLRAQVGAIKRTVSWVLVNSFYELERSAVDALRAHTTVKLAPIGPLLEHGHDNGGGDDGAPAPALGAEDNDRCVAWLDAQPPRSVVYVAFGSLVNIGRDETAAVAEGLVATGRPFLWVVRDDSRDLVPEAVLAACRGDKAGKITAWCPQGRVLAHGAVGCFVTHCGWNSIMEALAAGVPVVGYPWWSDQFANAKFLVEDYKVGVRLPAPVTGGELRACVDRVMSGPEAAVIRKRAMHWKREAAAAVADGGSSDRSLQDFVDHVRRSKGPEELARLAQDIQIMNGPVNPVLV
- the LOC136356708 gene encoding uncharacterized protein; protein product: MDCATCKTVCDCNLPGAVCQDPRFIGGDGNTFYFHGRRDRDFCLLSDANLHINGHFVGNHVPGLKRDPTWVQAIAVQFSGGHRLYVGARRTAVWDDDSDRLAVVFDGETVQLQRVAHARWESGSGLSVTRTKAANGVLVELDGVFKITANVVPITKEDSRIHRYGVTDDDCLAHLDLAFKFYALTDDVHGVLGQTYRSSYVNRLDVSAKMPVMGGEKQFTSSGLFAADCAVARFGRAGDAGAVAVASEELVDVKCSTGLDGVGVVCKK
- the LOC9268587 gene encoding uncharacterized protein gives rise to the protein MAGPARWALLLLLAVALLVPAALAAGGGGNGGASASTPNNGNGGNNGNNGNNGNNGNNGGGNEKHEKSPPPPHHDSPPPPRASPPPPVYSPPPPPPRSSPPPPPVYSPPPPVSSPPPPVPSPPPPVSSPPPPVPSPPPPVSSPPPPVSSPPPPVSSPPPPVSSPPPPVSSPPPPVHSPPPPVSSPPPPASDVVYCTNTTRYPTCTSPAYCPSRCPKSCHMDCATCKTVCDCNLPGAVCQDPRFIGGDGNTFYFHGRRDRDFCLLSDANLHINGHFIGNHVPGLKRDPTWVQAIAVQFSGGHRLYVGARRTAVWDDDSDRLAVVFDGETVQLQRVAHARWESGSGLSVTRTKAANGVLVELDGVFKITANVVPITKEDSRIHRYGVTDDDCLAHLDLAFKFYALTDDVHGVLGQTYRSSYVNRLDVSAKMPVMGGEKQFTSSGLFAADCAVARFGRAGDAAAVAVASDELVDVKCSTGLDGVGVVCKK